A section of the Streptomyces sp. V3I8 genome encodes:
- a CDS encoding class I SAM-dependent methyltransferase, with protein sequence MSGTSTSTGTSTTPTEAPGSDTGSGTGTAEPGRDTGTIRLGDRTRGEAADDTTDDTTRYAPEWLQLREGVDASARSSELLDPLRIRLANLPRRSNGFVIHDLGCGTGSMGRWLAPRLDGPQHWVLHDRDPYLLHFAAVGSPRSAADGSRVTVETQRGDVGRLTADALAGASLVTASALLDVLDADEIEALAAACAGAGCPALLTLSVVGRVELTPARPLDTEIATAFNDHQRRGDLLGPEAVSAACDAFSRHGATVRVHPSAWRLGPAESALTAQWLRGWVGAAVEQRPELADRAADYLDERLAACAAGELNVVVHHSDLLALARPVGGV encoded by the coding sequence ATGAGCGGCACGAGCACCAGCACCGGTACGAGCACGACGCCGACGGAGGCTCCGGGGAGCGATACCGGTTCCGGCACCGGGACCGCGGAGCCCGGCCGGGACACAGGAACGATTCGGCTCGGCGACCGCACCCGCGGCGAGGCCGCCGACGACACCACCGACGACACCACCCGTTACGCCCCCGAATGGCTCCAGCTGCGGGAGGGCGTCGACGCCTCGGCGCGCTCGTCCGAACTGCTCGACCCCCTGCGGATCCGCCTCGCGAACCTGCCGCGCAGGTCGAACGGGTTCGTCATCCACGACCTCGGCTGCGGCACCGGGTCCATGGGCCGGTGGCTCGCGCCCCGGCTGGACGGGCCCCAGCACTGGGTGCTGCACGACCGCGACCCGTACCTGCTGCACTTCGCCGCCGTCGGGTCGCCCCGTTCGGCCGCCGACGGCAGCCGGGTCACGGTGGAGACACAGCGCGGCGACGTGGGCCGGCTGACCGCCGACGCCCTGGCCGGCGCCTCGCTGGTGACGGCCTCCGCCCTGCTGGACGTGCTCGACGCCGACGAGATCGAGGCACTGGCCGCGGCCTGCGCCGGAGCCGGCTGCCCCGCCCTGCTCACCCTCTCGGTGGTCGGCCGGGTCGAACTGACGCCGGCCCGTCCGCTGGACACCGAGATCGCCACGGCGTTCAACGACCACCAGCGACGCGGGGACCTGCTCGGCCCGGAGGCGGTCAGCGCGGCCTGCGACGCCTTCTCGCGGCACGGCGCGACGGTACGGGTGCACCCGAGCGCCTGGCGGCTCGGTCCGGCCGAGTCCGCGCTGACGGCGCAGTGGCTGCGCGGCTGGGTCGGCGCGGCCGTCGAACAGCGCCCCGAGCTGGCCGACCGGGCCGCGGACTACCTCGACGAGCGTCTCGCGGCCTGCGCGGCGGGGGAGCTGAACGTGGTGGTCCACCACAGCGACCTGCTGGCGCTGGCCCGTCCGGTCGGGGGCGTGTGA